From the Capnocytophaga sp. oral taxon 878 genome, the window GGTATACAATGGCTACTAAAAGGCATCTATGTACACAATAGCAAACTCTATGTAGATGTGCAATTGTCCAATCGCTCTAATCTGCCTTTTGAAGTAGATTTTATCACTTTTAAAATCATTGATAAGAAGACCACCAAAAAGAGCATTGTACAGGAAGTGCCTGTTGAGCCCTTGCGCGTATACCAACCTATATCGCTACTAAAGGCGCATAAAGAAGCCCGCTCGGTGTATATGTTAGACCAACTCACCCTCTCTGATGACAAGGTTTTGCGGGTAGAAATCTTTGAAAAGAACGGCTCTCGTTACCAATCGTTCCTCATCACCAACGAGGAGATTATAGCCGCTCGCCCTATCGAACAGTTTAACCTTAAATTTTAATGCCAATGGTAAGAATTATCACTTGTATTTGTCTGTGCTTTTTAGGAGGCTCCATTGCCCAGGCACAGCGATTGTTACCCAAGCAAAAAGGTATCTCGCTCTCTTGGGTTGTGCCTGCAGAGGCTTTTACTTCCTCCTTTTCTGATGATTTTGGGGTACAGTTAGGCTATAGTATCAATGCTAAAAGGGGTAACTACAAGCATTTTGCTCTTGAATATCAAAGGCGATTATACCCTTACAAGAGTCTGAATATACCCGTTGAGAGGTATATAGGTGCAGGAGGTTATAGCTTTGCCTTAGTCAGTGACAGCAGTAAAACGGTAGCTTTGAACTTAGGAGCAGAAGCTCTTTTGGGCTATGAGGTAGTCAATCACAGCAAAAGCCTCCTTCCTGATGGGGCTTTGCTAAAGAATGAAAATAATTTTCTCTATGGTGCACAAGTAGGTTTGCAGGTAGAGACTTACCTAAGTGATCATTTTTTAGTGCTTTGCTCTGGCAAGGTAGCAGCTCTATGGGGAAGTTCCTTTGAGCTACTGCGTCCTTGTGCTACTGTAGGACTGCGTTATATGTTTTAACCTTTAAAAAGACAATACGATGAAGAAAATAAATCAGAAAATTGTAATAGGACTCATTGCAATGCTATGTGTGAGCCTATTCACCTCTTGTAAAAAAGAGTTGGACGTACAACAAAACTTTCCTTTTGAGGTAAAGGTACTACCTGTGCCTAAAAGTATAGGTAAAACCGATACGGTAGAAATACGCTGTGAGTTGCGCTCTCCCTACCAGTACGATGAGAACCGCTATTTTATTCGTTACTTTCAGTATGAGGGAAAAGGCAGTTTGCGTACCTCTCTGCAAGGGG encodes:
- a CDS encoding conjugal transfer protein TraO, which gives rise to MVRIITCICLCFLGGSIAQAQRLLPKQKGISLSWVVPAEAFTSSFSDDFGVQLGYSINAKRGNYKHFALEYQRRLYPYKSLNIPVERYIGAGGYSFALVSDSSKTVALNLGAEALLGYEVVNHSKSLLPDGALLKNENNFLYGAQVGLQVETYLSDHFLVLCSGKVAALWGSSFELLRPCATVGLRYMF
- a CDS encoding TraQ conjugal transfer family protein codes for the protein MKKINQKIVIGLIAMLCVSLFTSCKKELDVQQNFPFEVKVLPVPKSIGKTDTVEIRCELRSPYQYDENRYFIRYFQYEGKGSLRTSLQGEALFANDVYPLASKGAFRLYYTSASEANQSLSVWISDSFGNEQKLDFEFNVKKE